In Picosynechococcus sp. PCC 7002, the following are encoded in one genomic region:
- the trmB gene encoding tRNA (guanosine(46)-N7)-methyltransferase TrmB — translation MGRSRVRQHVNPLTDKYQQVFQMPDWSDLFADLTAPLHLDIGCARGRFILEMAQRFPERNFVGVEIREPLVDDANEIRDQLGLKNLHYVFANINTSLQVLLDSLPTETLTWITIQFPDPWFKKKHHKRRVVQPDLVDILAKHTPQKLVLFCQSDVEEVALEMREKFLEHEKFVLAHDSFWLKENIFPVPTEREVATANKGEPVYRFLLHKKEESSA, via the coding sequence GTGGGGCGATCGCGCGTTCGACAGCATGTCAATCCCTTAACCGATAAGTATCAACAGGTGTTTCAGATGCCAGATTGGTCAGATCTTTTTGCTGATCTAACGGCTCCTTTACACCTCGATATTGGTTGTGCGCGGGGGCGGTTTATTTTAGAGATGGCCCAACGGTTTCCAGAGCGTAATTTTGTTGGGGTAGAAATTCGCGAACCCCTCGTGGACGATGCCAACGAAATCCGGGATCAACTGGGGCTAAAAAATCTTCACTACGTTTTTGCGAATATTAATACCTCTCTCCAGGTGCTGTTGGACTCCTTGCCGACGGAAACTTTGACTTGGATCACGATTCAATTTCCTGATCCTTGGTTTAAGAAAAAGCACCACAAACGCCGGGTTGTGCAACCAGATCTAGTTGACATTCTGGCGAAACATACACCCCAAAAGCTGGTTTTGTTTTGTCAGTCGGATGTTGAAGAAGTTGCTTTAGAAATGAGAGAAAAATTTCTGGAGCATGAAAAATTTGTCCTCGCCCATGATTCGTTTTGGCTAAAGGAGAATATTTTTCCAGTGCCGACGGAGCGGGAAGTCGCCACGGCCAATAAAGGCGAACCGGTCTACCGTTTTCTTTTGCATAAAAAAGAAGAAAGTAGCGCGTAA
- a CDS encoding DUF2996 domain-containing protein: MAETTDPKSKAAPAAKKKEKPPAVEDKPFAEFIENHFLPDLQTALKENGIGDMGLKFIETNIPIKGLESQACWQVQGSWLNNKRQFILYFIDADIKGQKAWSFATDGSPHSTLESFMIDERRVNLPLMVGYVLQRLNGQKWLVLN; the protein is encoded by the coding sequence ATGGCAGAAACCACCGATCCCAAATCCAAAGCAGCCCCCGCCGCGAAAAAAAAGGAAAAGCCCCCCGCAGTAGAAGACAAACCCTTTGCGGAGTTTATTGAGAATCACTTCCTCCCGGATCTACAAACTGCCCTCAAGGAAAATGGCATTGGGGACATGGGTCTCAAATTTATCGAAACGAATATTCCCATTAAAGGTTTAGAATCTCAAGCCTGCTGGCAGGTTCAAGGCAGTTGGCTCAACAACAAGCGGCAATTTATTCTTTATTTCATTGATGCAGACATCAAAGGCCAGAAAGCTTGGTCTTTTGCGACGGATGGCTCCCCCCACAGCACCCTAGAGTCTTTCATGATCGATGAACGCCGTGTGAATCTTCCCTTGATGGTCGGCTATGTGCTCCAGCGGCTCAATGGCCAAAAATGGTTGGTTCTCAACTAA
- the larB gene encoding nickel pincer cofactor biosynthesis protein LarB yields MSDPEALKQLLEAVAQGVVSPQNALTELKHLTFEAVGDFAKIDHHRQLRTGFPEVIWGPGKTPDHIAQIMQTMGDRHPVVMATRIDVETYHQLQPKVHNLTYFPEARICALIQAPPQVRHRGTISILTAGTADLPVAEEAAVTAELSGFAVNRLWDVGVAGIHRLLSHRHVIEQADVLITVAGMEGALPSVVAGLADCPVIAVPTSVGYGVSFGGVSALLTMLNSCAAGIGVMNIDNGFGAAILAGQILRTAARLR; encoded by the coding sequence ATGAGTGATCCTGAGGCCCTCAAACAGTTACTCGAAGCGGTGGCCCAGGGGGTAGTTAGTCCCCAAAATGCGCTGACAGAGCTGAAGCATTTGACCTTTGAAGCTGTGGGTGACTTTGCCAAAATTGACCACCACCGCCAACTGCGCACGGGCTTTCCGGAAGTGATCTGGGGGCCAGGGAAAACGCCGGATCACATTGCCCAAATTATGCAAACGATGGGCGATCGCCACCCGGTTGTCATGGCTACCCGCATTGATGTGGAGACCTACCACCAACTGCAGCCCAAGGTACATAACCTCACCTATTTCCCCGAAGCCCGCATTTGTGCCCTCATCCAGGCACCGCCCCAGGTACGCCATCGGGGTACGATTTCGATCTTGACCGCTGGCACCGCTGATCTCCCCGTAGCCGAAGAAGCGGCTGTCACCGCAGAATTATCGGGTTTTGCGGTAAATCGCCTTTGGGATGTGGGGGTGGCCGGAATTCATCGCCTTTTAAGTCATCGCCATGTGATCGAGCAAGCAGACGTTCTGATTACGGTGGCGGGCATGGAGGGCGCTTTGCCTAGCGTGGTGGCAGGTTTGGCCGATTGCCCTGTGATTGCGGTGCCCACCAGTGTTGGCTATGGAGTGAGTTTTGGGGGCGTTTCTGCTCTCCTGACCATGCTTAATTCCTGTGCGGCGGGCATCGGTGTGATGAATATTGATAATGGCTTTGGGGCGGCGATCTTGGCGGGACAAATTTTGCGGACGGCGGCAAGGTTACGCTAG
- a CDS encoding PP2C family protein-serine/threonine phosphatase: protein MPQILVIDDDLAMRVLLERTLKRKGYQVTTASDGKTGLDLAIATRPDLIISDWMMPEMNGIEVCQAVKQHPDLSTTFFILLSALDAVEDKVMGLDAGADDFLCKPISSHELEARVRSGLRICRLTQDLTAQKRALESELTEAAQYVKSLLPDPLYQDHLQIDSCFIPSSQLGGDGFDYFWLSPQELVFYLLDVSGHGLKAALPSISILNLLRSRNKTKGLDYRSPQAVLNHLNRTCQFLEQQGQYFTMWYGIYDVDDRIVTYACAGHPPAVLVKPNTGEPPQLLKAQGFPIGMLPPDLSIYEEHSLYLPFNSRLYLFSDGVYENTAALNHKQQWNLFLNFLQRFQGTSLQPLVKSIGDRLHQNHLEDDFSLLRLTL, encoded by the coding sequence ATGCCTCAGATTCTTGTCATTGATGATGACCTTGCGATGCGGGTTCTCTTGGAACGAACCCTCAAACGTAAGGGTTATCAAGTCACCACTGCGAGTGATGGCAAAACGGGATTGGACTTGGCGATCGCCACCCGGCCCGATCTCATCATCTCCGATTGGATGATGCCGGAAATGAATGGCATTGAAGTCTGTCAAGCAGTGAAACAACACCCCGATCTCTCGACTACCTTTTTTATTTTGTTGAGTGCCCTAGATGCCGTCGAAGATAAGGTGATGGGTTTAGATGCGGGAGCCGATGATTTTCTCTGTAAGCCCATTAGCAGCCACGAACTAGAAGCCAGGGTTAGATCTGGCCTGCGAATCTGTCGTCTCACCCAGGATTTGACTGCCCAGAAACGCGCTTTAGAGTCGGAACTGACCGAGGCGGCCCAATACGTTAAATCGCTTTTACCAGACCCCCTCTATCAAGATCACTTACAGATCGATAGCTGCTTTATTCCGTCTTCCCAATTGGGGGGCGATGGCTTTGATTATTTTTGGCTCAGTCCCCAGGAGCTGGTGTTTTATCTTTTGGATGTGTCGGGCCATGGCCTCAAAGCCGCACTTCCTTCCATTAGCATTTTGAATCTATTGCGATCGCGCAACAAAACTAAAGGTCTTGACTACCGCAGCCCCCAGGCTGTTCTGAATCACCTCAACCGCACTTGCCAATTTCTCGAACAGCAAGGGCAATACTTCACTATGTGGTATGGGATTTATGACGTGGATGACCGGATTGTTACCTATGCCTGTGCGGGCCATCCCCCGGCGGTTCTGGTGAAACCCAATACTGGTGAACCGCCGCAATTATTAAAAGCCCAGGGGTTCCCCATCGGGATGTTACCACCAGACCTTAGCATCTACGAAGAACATAGCCTTTATCTGCCGTTTAATTCCCGCTTGTATCTGTTTAGTGATGGGGTCTATGAAAATACGGCGGCCCTAAACCACAAGCAGCAATGGAATCTGTTTTTGAACTTTCTACAGCGGTTCCAAGGCACTTCTCTCCAGCCTCTGGTCAAAAGCATTGGCGATCGCCTGCACCAAAATCACCTCGAAGACGATTTTTCACTGTTGCGTTTGACCCTCTAG
- a CDS encoding sulfurtransferase, producing MPRLSSHFITVDQLGDRLADPNLVIVDCRFRLNDPTWGETQYQQGHIPGAYYLHLDRDLSGPVQQHGGRHPLPDPEAFVSLLSRLGIERNHTEVIIYDDFHCAFGARFWWLLKYYGHDKARLLDGGFPAWQTAQAPIATDIPGFKPGQFEPNPQPQLVVNRQDLLIATDNQRLVIDARDGDRYLGKIEPIDPIAGHIPGALNVPWKQVTDAQGFAQPPEVQQSLWENLSPDQEIMLYCGSGVTACVNWLSLELTGHHNLKLYPGGWSDWCSYVAPLFDAKSP from the coding sequence ATGCCCCGTTTATCTTCCCATTTCATCACCGTTGATCAATTGGGCGATCGCCTAGCTGATCCCAACCTTGTCATTGTCGATTGTCGCTTTCGGCTCAATGATCCGACTTGGGGGGAAACGCAATACCAACAAGGCCATATTCCTGGGGCCTATTACCTGCATCTGGATCGAGACCTCTCCGGCCCTGTGCAACAACATGGGGGGCGTCATCCTTTGCCTGACCCAGAAGCTTTTGTTTCGTTACTTTCTCGCCTCGGCATTGAGCGCAATCACACCGAAGTGATTATCTACGACGATTTTCACTGTGCTTTTGGGGCGCGGTTTTGGTGGTTGCTCAAATACTATGGCCACGACAAAGCCCGCTTGTTAGATGGCGGGTTTCCGGCCTGGCAGACTGCCCAAGCGCCGATCGCCACTGATATTCCTGGGTTTAAACCCGGCCAATTTGAGCCAAATCCCCAACCTCAATTGGTGGTTAATCGCCAGGACTTGTTAATCGCGACGGACAATCAACGACTGGTGATTGATGCCCGGGATGGCGATCGCTATTTGGGAAAAATTGAACCCATCGATCCAATTGCTGGCCATATTCCTGGGGCGCTCAATGTCCCCTGGAAACAAGTTACCGATGCCCAAGGGTTTGCCCAACCGCCGGAAGTGCAACAAAGCCTCTGGGAAAACCTATCCCCTGATCAAGAGATCATGCTGTATTGTGGCTCCGGGGTCACGGCCTGCGTCAATTGGCTGTCTTTGGAGCTGACGGGCCACCATAATTTGAAACTGTACCCTGGGGGCTGGAGTGATTGGTGTTCCTACGTAGCCCCCTTATTCGACGCAAAGTCTCCTTAG
- the bchM gene encoding magnesium protoporphyrin IX methyltransferase, whose translation MTSSLNDKTIVKDYFNAKGFDRWRRIYGDGDVNKVQADIRVGHQQTIDKVVAWLKADQNLNLRSICDAGCGVGSLSIPLMEAGARSIYASDISEKMVGEAQERAAKIFGNTPNLKFETKDLESISGKYNTVICLDVLIHYPTEDAAKMIAHLASLSEDRLILSFAPKTFWLTILKKIGEFFPGPSKTTRAYQHKEQDIRQILIDNGFAIARTEMTSTRFYYSRLLEAVRLR comes from the coding sequence ATGACCTCCTCCCTCAATGACAAAACCATCGTCAAAGATTATTTCAATGCCAAGGGCTTTGACCGTTGGCGACGCATTTATGGTGACGGGGATGTCAACAAAGTCCAGGCTGATATCCGCGTCGGGCACCAACAGACCATTGATAAGGTGGTGGCTTGGCTTAAGGCCGATCAAAATCTCAACCTCAGAAGCATTTGTGATGCTGGCTGTGGGGTCGGTAGCCTCAGTATTCCCCTCATGGAGGCCGGTGCCCGCTCAATCTATGCCAGCGATATTTCTGAAAAAATGGTCGGTGAAGCCCAGGAACGGGCCGCAAAAATCTTTGGCAACACCCCTAATCTGAAGTTTGAAACCAAAGATCTCGAAAGCATCAGCGGCAAATACAATACGGTGATTTGCTTGGATGTGCTGATCCACTACCCCACCGAGGATGCGGCAAAAATGATTGCCCACTTGGCATCCCTCAGCGAAGATCGCTTGATCTTGAGCTTTGCGCCGAAAACGTTTTGGTTGACGATCCTCAAGAAAATTGGTGAATTCTTCCCTGGCCCCAGCAAAACCACCCGCGCCTACCAACACAAGGAACAGGATATCCGCCAAATCTTAATTGATAATGGTTTTGCGATCGCCCGCACCGAAATGACCAGTACCCGTTTTTACTATTCCCGTTTGTTGGAAGCGGTTCGCCTTCGGTAA
- a CDS encoding CYTH domain-containing protein, with protein MPQEIERKFLVIGDRWRDLAPGIPYRQGYLQRTPEKTVRVRIAGEQAFLTIKGKTEGIGRLEFEYPIPLIEALEMLEHLGDRPQIEKIRYRIPLDNFLWEVDEFLGENQGLILAEIELTDADQPFPKPNWIGPEVSHEPRYYNANLVSYPYCQWSPTEQSP; from the coding sequence ATGCCCCAAGAAATTGAACGGAAATTTCTCGTCATCGGCGATCGCTGGCGGGATCTGGCCCCAGGGATTCCCTATCGCCAAGGCTATCTCCAACGGACGCCCGAAAAAACGGTTCGGGTGCGCATTGCCGGGGAGCAGGCTTTTTTGACCATTAAAGGTAAAACCGAGGGGATTGGGCGCTTGGAATTTGAATACCCAATTCCCTTGATCGAAGCCCTAGAAATGCTAGAACATCTTGGCGATCGCCCCCAGATCGAAAAAATCCGCTACCGCATTCCCCTCGATAATTTCCTCTGGGAAGTCGATGAATTTCTCGGTGAGAACCAAGGCTTAATCCTGGCAGAAATTGAACTCACAGATGCTGATCAACCTTTCCCAAAACCCAATTGGATTGGCCCTGAAGTGAGCCACGAGCCCCGCTATTACAACGCCAACCTCGTTAGCTATCCCTACTGTCAATGGTCCCCCACAGAACAATCACCCTAG
- a CDS encoding ABC transporter ATP-binding protein has protein sequence MIEIHNLSKIYGQGDTQIYALKQVELSIQAGEYCAIMGASGSGKSTLMNIIGCLDQPTSGDYFLDGQNVATLSDRQLATIRNRNIGFVFQQFHLLPQMSALENVILPMVYGNVPPNERRDRAVAALTKVGLGSRLYNRPNQLSGGQQQRVAIARAIVNKPLLLLADEPTGALDSRTTQEILALFQTLHDDGMSVVMVTHETEVARQTKRIIWLRDGSITHPNLSPAEMIQVALAPSP, from the coding sequence ATGATCGAAATTCATAATCTCTCCAAGATTTACGGCCAAGGGGACACCCAAATCTATGCCCTCAAACAGGTAGAACTCAGCATCCAAGCGGGGGAATATTGCGCCATTATGGGGGCGTCAGGTTCCGGCAAATCAACCCTGATGAACATCATTGGTTGCCTCGATCAGCCCACCAGTGGCGATTATTTCCTCGATGGCCAAAATGTCGCCACCCTCAGCGATCGCCAACTGGCCACCATTCGGAATCGCAATATTGGTTTTGTTTTCCAGCAATTTCATCTCTTGCCCCAGATGAGTGCCCTTGAAAATGTGATTTTGCCGATGGTTTATGGCAATGTTCCTCCCAACGAACGGCGAGACCGGGCCGTCGCCGCTCTAACCAAAGTCGGTTTGGGCAGTCGTCTCTATAATCGTCCCAACCAACTCTCTGGGGGACAACAACAACGGGTGGCGATCGCCAGGGCGATTGTAAATAAACCCTTACTACTGCTGGCGGACGAACCCACCGGGGCTTTAGATTCCCGAACTACCCAAGAAATCTTAGCGTTATTTCAGACCCTCCACGACGACGGCATGAGCGTGGTGATGGTTACCCACGAAACGGAAGTGGCCCGGCAAACCAAGCGGATTATCTGGCTCCGGGATGGCAGTATTACCCACCCAAACCTCAGTCCTGCGGAAATGATCCAAGTGGCCTTAGCCCCAAGCCCCTAA
- a CDS encoding SufE family protein → MPRTLPANLEKIVSRFKRKTDPKQKYQQLLWYANKLEPMADSEKNANNKVHGCVSQVFITADYEAGKVTYHGDSDAQLVKGLVGLLITGLNGLSPAEILAVTPDFIAETGLNVSLTPSRANGFYNIFKMMQKKARGFEVGLEASSNS, encoded by the coding sequence ATGCCTAGAACGTTACCTGCAAACCTCGAAAAGATCGTCAGTCGGTTTAAGCGAAAAACAGATCCCAAACAAAAATATCAGCAGCTTTTGTGGTACGCCAACAAGCTCGAGCCCATGGCCGACAGTGAGAAAAACGCCAACAATAAAGTCCATGGTTGCGTTTCCCAGGTCTTTATCACAGCAGACTACGAAGCGGGCAAAGTGACTTACCACGGGGATTCTGACGCCCAGCTCGTGAAAGGATTGGTGGGCCTACTGATTACAGGTTTAAATGGTTTATCGCCCGCCGAGATCCTGGCGGTCACCCCAGACTTCATCGCAGAAACGGGATTGAATGTGAGTCTAACGCCGTCTAGGGCCAACGGTTTTTACAACATTTTTAAAATGATGCAAAAAAAAGCAAGGGGCTTTGAAGTGGGGTTAGAAGCGAGCTCCAACTCATAA
- a CDS encoding Mrp/NBP35 family ATP-binding protein has protein sequence MADTQAILAALRPVQDPELQKSLVDLNMIRNVSVENGTVKFTLVLTTPACPLKEFIVEECKNAVLPLPGVNAVDVEVTAETPQQKALPNQQGIDNVKNIIAISSGKGGVGKSSVAVNVAIALAQTGAKVGLLDADIYGPNVPNMMGIGEVEIKVDKTGGQDILQPEFNHGVKLVSMAFLIDPDQPVIWRGPMLNGIIRQFLYQVNWGELDYLIVDMPPGTGDAQLTMAQAVPMAGAVIVTTPQTVSLLDSRRGLKMFQQMGVNVLGIVENMSYFIPPDLPDRQYDLFGSGGGEKTANELDVPLLGCIPLEIALREGGDTGTPIVVAQPESASAKALVSIAKAIAAKVSVAALA, from the coding sequence ATGGCTGATACCCAAGCAATTCTGGCTGCCCTCCGTCCCGTTCAAGATCCTGAGCTGCAAAAAAGCCTGGTGGATCTCAATATGATCCGCAATGTTTCTGTGGAGAATGGTACGGTGAAATTCACCCTGGTGCTTACAACGCCCGCTTGTCCCCTCAAGGAATTTATCGTCGAGGAGTGCAAAAATGCTGTGCTGCCTTTACCTGGGGTAAACGCTGTGGATGTGGAAGTCACCGCCGAAACGCCTCAACAGAAAGCACTGCCTAACCAACAGGGCATTGATAACGTCAAAAATATCATTGCCATCTCCAGCGGCAAAGGGGGCGTTGGTAAAAGTAGCGTTGCGGTGAATGTGGCGATCGCCCTGGCCCAAACTGGCGCAAAAGTCGGCCTCTTGGATGCAGATATCTACGGGCCAAATGTGCCGAACATGATGGGCATCGGCGAAGTAGAGATTAAGGTCGATAAAACAGGCGGCCAAGATATTCTCCAGCCAGAATTTAACCATGGGGTCAAACTCGTTTCCATGGCGTTCCTGATTGACCCAGACCAACCAGTGATTTGGCGAGGGCCGATGCTCAACGGCATCATTCGTCAGTTTCTCTACCAGGTGAACTGGGGCGAACTGGACTATCTCATTGTTGATATGCCCCCTGGTACGGGTGATGCCCAACTAACGATGGCCCAGGCGGTGCCCATGGCCGGTGCTGTCATTGTCACCACTCCCCAAACCGTTTCTCTCCTAGACTCGCGCCGGGGCCTTAAGATGTTCCAGCAAATGGGAGTGAATGTGCTGGGAATTGTTGAAAATATGAGCTACTTTATCCCGCCGGATCTGCCAGATCGCCAATATGACCTGTTTGGCTCTGGGGGCGGCGAAAAAACCGCGAACGAATTGGATGTGCCTCTCCTCGGCTGCATTCCCTTAGAAATTGCGCTCCGGGAAGGGGGCGACACTGGTACACCGATTGTGGTCGCCCAACCAGAATCTGCTTCGGCTAAGGCTCTGGTCTCCATCGCTAAGGCGATCGCCGCGAAAGTTTCTGTGGCGGCCCTCGCTTAA
- the crtR gene encoding beta-carotene hydroxylase, with protein sequence MTAAAASSLVMSREYLRPPGGMNPNVWMVIIAVGLIATSVGGYWFWGWYDWICFLENVLALHLAGTVIHDASHRAAHSNRAVNTILGHASALMLGFAFPVFTRVHLQHHAHVNDPENDPDHFVSTGGPLWMIAARFFYHEIFFFKRRLWKNYELLEWFLSRAFLGVIVYLGIQYGFIGYIMNFWFVPALVVGIALGLFFDYLPHRPFEERDRWKNARVYPSKLLNLLILGQNYHLVHHLWPSIPWYKYQPAYYYIKPLLDQKGSPQSLGLLQGKDFLSFLYDIFVGIRLHHKPKS encoded by the coding sequence ATGACGGCGGCGGCAGCGTCATCATTGGTAATGTCAAGGGAGTATTTGCGTCCCCCTGGTGGGATGAACCCTAATGTGTGGATGGTCATCATCGCAGTAGGATTGATCGCCACCTCCGTGGGAGGCTATTGGTTTTGGGGTTGGTATGACTGGATTTGCTTCCTAGAAAACGTTTTAGCGCTGCACCTTGCGGGAACGGTGATCCACGATGCGTCCCACCGTGCCGCCCATAGCAACCGTGCGGTCAATACCATCTTGGGCCATGCCAGTGCCCTAATGCTGGGATTTGCTTTCCCGGTTTTTACCCGGGTCCATCTCCAGCACCACGCCCATGTCAATGATCCTGAAAATGATCCGGATCATTTCGTTTCGACTGGCGGCCCCCTCTGGATGATTGCAGCCCGTTTTTTCTACCACGAAATCTTTTTCTTTAAGCGTCGTCTGTGGAAAAATTACGAATTACTGGAGTGGTTCCTTAGCCGTGCTTTTTTAGGAGTCATTGTCTACCTAGGCATCCAGTATGGCTTCATTGGCTACATCATGAACTTTTGGTTTGTTCCGGCCCTGGTGGTTGGTATTGCCCTGGGTTTGTTCTTTGATTATTTACCCCATCGTCCCTTTGAAGAACGCGATCGCTGGAAAAATGCCAGGGTTTACCCAAGCAAGCTCCTCAATCTTTTGATCCTTGGGCAAAATTACCACCTAGTCCATCACCTGTGGCCCTCAATTCCTTGGTATAAGTATCAACCCGCCTATTACTACATCAAGCCCCTGTTAGATCAAAAAGGTTCTCCCCAATCATTAGGGCTGCTCCAGGGAAAAGATTTTCTCAGTTTCCTCTACGATATTTTTGTGGGCATTCGCCTGCACCACAAACCCAAATCCTAA
- a CDS encoding EI24 domain-containing protein, producing MPIDFIRGASYPFRAARFFSRHPKLLQYLAIPLGVNVVLGGLLYTFSLRWAWRTAGAGYTWISTSLIGLIDRLPPWLQWLDYGANFLGGLLGLIFIAAVFIAVGLLLVQFGVILGAPWYGQLSEQIEKLRTSRLEIIEVGIFRDIGRAILFELKKLALVLAIAPLLFGINFLPGIGSVLSSLGGLAVTLTIICLDFFDATLERRRFTFRQKLRQVYRALPGSAGFGLVCLGLISLPFLNLVTIPLCVASGTLFVCDRLLPKLNPPASD from the coding sequence ATGCCCATTGACTTCATTCGGGGGGCCAGTTACCCATTCCGCGCCGCGAGATTTTTTTCCCGTCACCCGAAGCTTCTCCAATATTTAGCGATTCCCCTTGGCGTTAATGTCGTGCTGGGGGGATTGCTCTATACTTTTTCTTTGCGCTGGGCGTGGCGGACGGCGGGGGCTGGCTACACTTGGATTAGCACCAGTCTGATTGGTTTAATTGATCGCTTACCTCCTTGGTTGCAGTGGTTAGATTACGGCGCAAATTTTCTGGGAGGGTTGTTAGGCCTGATTTTCATTGCGGCAGTGTTTATTGCTGTGGGACTGCTGCTGGTGCAGTTTGGCGTTATTCTGGGTGCCCCTTGGTATGGCCAACTCTCAGAACAGATTGAAAAACTCCGCACCAGTCGCCTGGAAATCATTGAAGTGGGTATTTTCCGCGACATTGGCCGCGCCATTCTCTTTGAACTAAAAAAATTAGCCTTGGTTTTGGCGATCGCCCCCTTGTTGTTTGGGATCAACTTTTTGCCGGGGATTGGTAGCGTGCTGTCCTCCCTGGGAGGCTTGGCGGTGACTTTAACGATTATTTGCCTTGATTTTTTCGATGCCACCCTTGAGAGAAGGCGCTTTACATTTCGTCAAAAGTTGCGGCAAGTTTACCGGGCCTTGCCGGGGAGTGCGGGGTTTGGGCTGGTTTGTCTAGGGTTGATCAGTTTGCCTTTTCTCAATCTCGTGACGATTCCCCTCTGCGTTGCCTCTGGCACTTTGTTTGTGTGCGATCGCCTGTTGCCAAAGCTGAATCCCCCAGCCAGTGACTAG
- a CDS encoding SDR family oxidoreductase: protein MKIAIIGCGYVGQAIAKQWTTAGHQVTVTTTTPEKVSQLQGIAHQVKVLSGDQPEALQELCEGQDVILLAVGSKGRTEANYRQAYLKTAQNLAQALTHNDTVKQVIYTSSYAIVGNHHGAWVDEKTPDKPPHVFAEILLATEQTLKAIATDARQVCILRLGGIYGEGREIKKIFQRAMGQVRPGDGSEYGNWIHLADIVAAIEFAQIHNLNGLFNLVCDEPLPRRELLSRLAEKYALAPVRWDASQPSDRPLNVRVSNQKLKNLGFTFRHPTIEV from the coding sequence GTGAAAATTGCAATTATTGGCTGTGGCTATGTGGGCCAGGCGATCGCCAAGCAGTGGACAACGGCGGGTCATCAAGTGACCGTGACAACAACGACCCCCGAAAAAGTCTCCCAGTTACAAGGGATTGCTCACCAGGTGAAAGTCCTCAGCGGCGATCAACCAGAAGCCCTCCAGGAGCTTTGTGAAGGCCAAGATGTCATTCTTTTGGCAGTAGGTTCCAAGGGGCGCACCGAAGCAAATTATCGGCAGGCTTATCTGAAAACGGCCCAAAACCTCGCCCAGGCCCTCACCCATAACGACACCGTTAAACAGGTGATTTATACCAGCAGCTACGCCATCGTCGGCAATCACCACGGTGCTTGGGTTGATGAAAAGACCCCCGACAAACCACCCCATGTTTTTGCAGAAATTCTTTTGGCAACGGAACAAACCCTAAAGGCGATCGCCACCGATGCACGTCAGGTTTGCATTTTGCGTTTGGGGGGAATCTATGGTGAAGGCCGAGAAATTAAGAAAATTTTCCAGCGGGCCATGGGGCAGGTGCGACCTGGTGACGGCAGCGAATATGGTAACTGGATTCATTTAGCAGACATTGTGGCAGCGATCGAGTTTGCCCAGATCCATAATCTGAACGGTTTATTCAATCTAGTTTGTGATGAACCCCTGCCCCGGCGGGAATTGCTCTCTCGTTTGGCCGAAAAATATGCCCTGGCCCCAGTACGTTGGGATGCGAGCCAACCCTCTGATCGCCCTTTAAATGTGCGTGTATCTAACCAAAAATTAAAAAATTTAGGGTTTACATTCCGCCATCCGACCATTGAAGTTTAG